Proteins from one Gimesia maris genomic window:
- a CDS encoding Gfo/Idh/MocA family protein: MQNKILPPENKSSKLTRRDFIATASTAFMVPTIVPSSVFGANAPSNRINIAQIGCGNQSRADLPGMLRLEDAQVVAVCDVNKASGGYARKEHFLGRDPAQKKVNEHYAKKARSGKYQGCDAYSDFRDVLAREDIDAVMITLPDHWHALATVKACEAGKDVYCQKPMSLTVHDGQQMIKAVRKHNRILQTGSQYRSNKLVRRMCELVRNGRIGEVKRVVSIINSSGAGPGPGWKEMPVPAGFDYNMWLGPAPMAPYHSDRCFYRFRFHLDYSGGQVTNTGAHSTDIIQWALDMDGTGPVEFENQPGVVWPPKGHLYTTAMKTDFRARYANGIEFICRTQDPGFGARIEGTEGWVQFSVNNMREVEASSDAIKNSVITADEIHLPVSENHYQNFIDSVKSRKDPIEPVEAGHSTASICHLGNIAMRLKRKLKWDPEKEQFIGDDEANQMLQRPYRAPWQI; this comes from the coding sequence ATGCAAAATAAAATTCTCCCCCCTGAGAATAAGAGCAGCAAGCTGACGCGACGTGACTTCATTGCAACCGCCAGTACTGCTTTTATGGTGCCCACCATTGTCCCCAGTTCTGTATTTGGTGCGAATGCCCCCAGTAACCGCATCAACATTGCCCAGATTGGTTGTGGAAATCAGAGTCGTGCCGACTTGCCCGGTATGTTGCGGCTCGAAGATGCTCAGGTGGTTGCCGTCTGCGACGTCAACAAAGCCAGTGGTGGATATGCTCGTAAAGAGCATTTTCTGGGACGCGACCCCGCTCAGAAAAAAGTGAATGAGCACTATGCCAAAAAGGCGCGTTCGGGGAAGTACCAGGGATGTGATGCCTACAGTGACTTTCGCGATGTTCTGGCACGCGAAGACATCGATGCCGTCATGATCACTTTGCCCGATCATTGGCATGCTTTGGCGACTGTAAAAGCCTGTGAAGCTGGCAAAGACGTCTATTGCCAGAAACCCATGTCACTCACCGTTCACGATGGTCAGCAGATGATCAAAGCAGTTCGCAAGCACAATCGTATTTTACAGACCGGCTCTCAGTATCGCTCGAATAAATTAGTGCGCCGCATGTGTGAACTGGTACGCAATGGCCGAATCGGCGAGGTCAAACGCGTGGTTTCTATTATTAATAGCAGCGGTGCAGGACCGGGCCCAGGTTGGAAGGAAATGCCGGTACCCGCTGGATTTGATTATAACATGTGGTTAGGCCCCGCTCCGATGGCTCCCTATCACAGCGATCGCTGCTTCTACCGTTTCCGTTTCCATCTCGATTATTCAGGGGGACAGGTAACCAACACCGGTGCTCATTCAACCGATATCATCCAGTGGGCGCTGGACATGGATGGCACTGGCCCGGTGGAATTCGAGAATCAACCAGGGGTCGTTTGGCCGCCCAAAGGGCATCTATACACCACTGCGATGAAAACCGACTTCCGCGCACGCTACGCCAACGGCATCGAGTTTATTTGTCGTACACAGGATCCCGGCTTCGGAGCCCGCATCGAAGGCACTGAAGGCTGGGTTCAATTCAGTGTCAACAATATGCGCGAGGTAGAAGCATCCTCAGATGCCATCAAGAATTCGGTGATCACAGCCGATGAGATTCACCTACCCGTCAGCGAGAATCATTACCAGAACTTCATTGACTCCGTCAAGTCGCGGAAAGATCCCATCGAACCCGTTGAGGCCGGACATTCTACCGCCAGCATTTGCCACTTGGGTAACATCGCCATGCGGCTGAAACGAAAACTAAAGTGGGACCCTGAGAAAGAACAGTTCATCGGTGATGACGAAGCCAATCAGATGCTGCAACGCCCCTATCGCGCGCCCTGGCAAATCTGA
- a CDS encoding ThuA domain-containing protein, translating to MAAQQAPGAEIVCLTVDDPNNYEAVTFLNRYATQELRPAGHSVTILEGNQPLPTDIPGLLKAVPRADLLIVFIRRATPPAEQLEAIKKHLNAGKPLLGIRTANHAFLPRGKDAKPPEGGAVWPEFTPAVLGGQNTGYETKGLPYRVTRHPDAPAKTPFLKGIDPSSIRGYQSLYLVLPLAEDATPLLLGKAETDTPAQPLAWYRTYGPKQARVFYTSLGAPEDVKQPDVIRLYNNAITWLLAD from the coding sequence ATGGCTGCTCAACAGGCACCAGGAGCCGAGATCGTTTGTTTGACGGTGGATGATCCGAACAATTACGAAGCGGTCACGTTTCTCAATCGCTACGCGACGCAGGAGCTTCGGCCGGCTGGCCATAGTGTTACGATTCTGGAAGGCAATCAGCCGTTGCCAACAGATATTCCTGGGCTGCTCAAAGCGGTTCCACGAGCCGACCTGTTGATTGTATTTATACGACGGGCAACACCGCCAGCCGAACAGCTCGAAGCGATCAAAAAACATCTCAATGCGGGTAAACCACTGCTGGGGATTCGAACGGCCAACCACGCCTTTTTGCCTCGGGGTAAGGATGCCAAACCTCCTGAAGGAGGAGCGGTCTGGCCGGAATTCACACCGGCTGTACTCGGCGGACAAAACACCGGCTATGAGACCAAGGGGTTGCCTTATCGGGTCACACGCCACCCAGATGCTCCCGCGAAAACGCCGTTCTTGAAAGGGATCGACCCGTCCAGCATCCGCGGTTACCAGTCGCTGTACCTGGTCTTGCCACTCGCCGAAGATGCTACCCCGCTGCTGCTTGGTAAAGCGGAGACGGATACGCCGGCCCAGCCGTTAGCCTGGTACCGCACCTACGGTCCCAAACAGGCTCGGGTCTTTTACACAAGCCTGGGTGCACCCGAGGATGTCAAACAGCCTGATGTGATCCGGCTCTACAACAATGCGATCACCTGGTTGCTGGCCGATTGA